TAGGCGGCAGAGTGGGACGACTTTGAAAAATGCTGCAACTGGTGAAGTAGTATTTACACCGCCGCAGGAGTATGAACTCATAGAAGAACTGCTGACAAATCTCGAACAGTACATCAATGAACCTAACGATCTCGATCCGCTTGTCAATATGGCGATCATCCACTATCAGTTTGAGAGTATTCACCCGTTTTATGACGGTAACGGCAGGACGGGAAGGATCATCAATATCTTGTACCTCATACTCAAAGAGCTGTTGGACATCCCCATCTTGTATCTTAGTTCTTACATCATCCGAAACAAAGCAGACTATTACCGACTGCTTCAGGAAGTGCGAACCAAAGAGAACTGGGAAGAGTGGATACTCTATATGCTTGACGGCGTAGAGCAGACTTCACTGGTGACGATAGAGCTGGTTAATGATATTCACACGCTCATGGGTGAGACGAAAGAGAAGATAAGAGCAGAACTGCCGAAGATCTACAGTAAAGATCTCGTCGAAATACTTTTTATGCACCCTTATACGAAAATAGATTTTTTGGTAGATGGACTGGGTGTATATCGAGATACTGCCGGAAGATATTTGAAGAAATTAGAGGTATTGGGTATTGTTGAAGAGGTCAAGATTAAAAACAGCAAATTTTTTATTAATACTAAACTTTTTGAAAGATTAGAAAAAGGTTTAATGATACAATAGGTAATGTTGTAAAAGTAGTTAAAATACAACATTGGATAAAAAACCTATGTTGTAAAAATGCTAAAAATACAACATAGGTCATAATCTATGTTGTAAAAAAGCGAAAATATCGACATAGGTCTAATGATATGTCGTAAAAATGCTAAAATAACGTATTGAAGGTGTGCAATTGCACACCCTACGCGTATCGAATATTTGCGGTGATGCAATGTAGCGATAAAACCCCCAACAAATTGCACATCCTACGCGTACCGAATATGTATAAAGCAATCTAATATCCAAAACCAAACTGGAGGGTGTGCATTGGCACACCAAAATTCCAAATAAATATAAAATCAATAAGAATATGACAATATGACATATTTTTAAAATTGAATCATACGATACGATAAAATTGTTTTATGGCAAATTATAGAAGAATATTTGAAGATGGTTATAGCTATTACATCACGATGGTGACACACAGACGCAAGCCTATACTTGTGGAAAATATAGCATTGTTACGAGAGAGTTTCAGGCAGAGCAAGAAGGTATTTGATTATCGTATAGAAGAAATCGTTGTGTTGCCTGACCATCTGCATATGATTATCACCCCTGCTGTGAGTGTGGAGTATCCTAAGATCATAGGGTATGTCAAGGCATATTTTTCCAGACATTGTGATGAAAAGTATTTTGCAGAGGAAACACAATCTTCCAGTAGATACCAAAGAAGACATAAACCCATTTGGCAAAAGAGGTATTATGAACACACCATACGAAATGAAAAAGATATGTGGGAGAAGATAAATTATATGCAAAATAATCCCGTGAAACATGGTTTGGCAGAAACCATAGAGGATTGGAAATATTCATCATTCCAAAAACCCGCGTAGGGTGTGCAATAGCACACCGATTAAAATATAAAATCTAATGTGTGGAAGGTGTGCTGTTGCACACCCTACGTGTACCAAATATTTGAGGACAAAGATCTGAAAGGTAGATCGTGTATTTCCGTTGGGACACATATGATGCTATAATAATACATGATTATCTCTAACTGTATACTCCATATTGAACTGCCGTATGTCCATTCTCTGAAAGGGCGTAGGAGCGTCGTCAACAGCATCAAGGAAAAATTGAAAGTTTTTAACCTTTCTGTACTCGATGTGAGTGGGGAATATGCAAAGGAAGCGGATGTCGCGTTTGTTTTTCTGTCACAAAATACTTTGGGTGCAGTGCAATACCGCGAAAAGATTGAAAAGATGCTTGAGAGGAATTTCTCGGAGTATCATTTTGATCTGGAGTATGAAGAGATATGATTTTACCAAGAGGAGTTTGAAATGAAAATGTATATCTATAATTCTGAGATCGGAAGATTTGAAATAAGACAGATAGAGCATAAAAGATACGATCTTTGGATCAATGAAGAGATGCTCGGCTCTTACGAAAGTGCTGAGCGTGCAGCAGAGGATGTTGCGAATTTCAATACGGATTATATTGAGTGGGACAAATTAAAGAACGAACTGGAAAATGTTCCAACAGACCTGAGCCAGTGGGCGGAGATAAAAGAAGAATCACCCCAATTATAACTTTGGATAGTTCTTAGCCAAAAAAGCATTGAACTGGTTGGCAAAGGCGTGGGCATCTTTGGGTCCGAATGCTTTGGGACCGCCTGTCATCTCTCCGCTCTCCCTGATGCTCTCCATCAGGTTTCTCATAGCCAGATACTGTTTAATGTTTTCAATACTGTAGAGCTCTCCGCGATGGTCTATGGCATGTCCTTCTTTACTGATGATACGGTCGGACAGAGGAATATCCGCGGTAATGACAAGATCATCTTTTTGACAGAGGTCCACAATGCGGTGATCCGCCTCATCCGCTCCCTGGTCCACAATGATGTATTCGATATGTGATGACCTGCCTATATTGATCTTCTTGTTGGCAATGACCTTGGTGGGAAGTGCTAATCGTTCGATACTGCGAAGTACAATGGGTTTAAGAAGATTTGGAAAGGCATCACCGTCGATGAAGAGTGTCACAGTATCTCTTTCACACGTCCCACTTCGCCTGTGTTGAGCCGTACTTTGATACCGTGCGGGTGGGTAGGGGAATTGGTGAGGATCTTCTGGACCTTGCCGTAGGTAAGGTATCCTGTGCTTTGGTCCTCTTTCAGGACAATGGCTACATCCATCCCATACTTTATATTGCTTCTTTTTCTGCCGTCCTTGTCAGCCATTTCAAGCCTTTGGTTCGTAGTTGAGTATTTTCTTCACTGTCTCAATAGCACAGAAGAAGAGTGCATCAAAGAGAGGATTGAGTTTGGTAGTCTCGTCATCTACACGTACAAAAGGCTGAAAGAAAAAACCGGGGCCATCTTCTTTATGGGCTGGTTTGACATGAAATACAATCGGTTTGAGCGTACGTACAAGGTTCAGGACTTTTTTATAGCTCTTCTCGTCTTTTGGAGGAAGCAGATTGTTCTGTTTTCCTTCGTTGATACGGGCTTTTTGCAACAGCTGCAGTTTGTCGTTAAAGATCACCTTGTTCCACTTGACCGTTCCCAGCTCAAAGGTGAACTCACGGTTTGCAGCAGTCAGGGGATGGGGTTTGGTGTCACGTATTGCTTCAAGAAGCTGCAGAAAGAAGTTCTTTCCGCCGAATTTCTCAGCCGCATCGAGCAGCAGAGTGTGGTAATGAAGCTTCTCTTCATCACTCAAAGTATTGAAATCACACATATATTTTTCTTTCGTTCATGGATTGGGCGTATTATACCTAAATCCCGCATACTCTTATACATGGATATGATAGAATTGTAATCCCGGATTATGCATTAGAGATTACAGAACGCTACGCAAACCATTGCACCGTGGGCACTTACGGAGAAACCATCGATGCACCTACTGGTGCACCTGCCCAACGGAAATGCCCTTGGGGTGCAAGTTTTCCGAAAATACCCACAGCACAAGCATTTGGCAGATTTCAAGTAATTCTAATGCATAATCCGGGTTAATCCAAAAAAAAGGGTGCTCATGTCATCCAAAAGAGAAAAAGAGAAACTCAAGTTCAAGCGGTCCGATATCACCTTCGATGATGTAGTGGGACATAAAGAGGTCAAGAAGAGACTCCGGTCTATCATTAAGATCATACAGGACCCCGAAAAGCTGAAGGACTTCGATATACCGCTGCCCAGAGGTGCACTGCTGTACGGTCCGCCAAGCATAGGCAAGAGCATGCTGGCAAAGGCTTTCATTCATGAGGCGGGCTTTTCGTATCTGGAGATCTCGGGATCAAAACTGTTTGAACTCGACCATATCAAGGAAGTATATGACCTTGCCTCACGGCATGCTCCCAGTGTTGTTCTTCTCGAAGATATCGATATCAAAGGCGTTCTGCAGGGGACCATTACGAATGTATCGTTCTCCGATATCGCCAAAGTGATCGAATCGTCTGACCCCACGGTCTTTACGATCGCAACGGCAGAATCACTGGATGATGTCGACCCCGTACTGACCGCGCCTCAGAAACTTGATTTTCTCATCGAAGTTTCCAAGCTGGACAAGGATGCCAGAAAATTCTTTATAGAAAAAATACTTGAAAAACCGCATGATCCGAAGATCAATGTGGACCGGATCGTCCGATATATCACTGGGATGAGCGCCATGGAGCTAGACAGACTTGGGCGTATGGCGGCACTGAATGTTATAGAAGAGGGCAAGAAGTGGATCACCGAGGATATTCTCATCGAGCAGATAAACATCATCAAGTACGGACACAAGATAGAGACACAAATGGTGAAGAATCTGGAAGAAGAACTCAAAATGACCGCCTATCATGAGGCGGCACATGCTGTACTTTCATGCATTTTAATGCCTCAAGTAAAGATAGAGCAGGTCACGATATCCCGTCGAAGCAAGATGCTCGGGTTTGTTTCGTACAATGCGGAAGATGAATACTCCAACATTACCAAAGAGGAGATCTTTAACGATGTATGTGTCCTGATGGCCGGACGCATGTCAAAGATCGTCAAAGCCGGAGAAGAGAAGATGGATAGCGGCGCTGTGAACGATCTTTCCCAGGCTTCGGTCAATATCTATGCAGCCCTTACCACGCTGGGGATGGACAAAGAACTGGGGCTGATCAACATTGAATCCATTGTAATGATGGCCGATGATTTCCTTGAAGCGAAGATAGAAGAGCGGTTCCTGCACTGGACCAGTGTAGCACAGGAACGTACCGAAGCTCTGGTACGGGAACACTGGGGTAAAATAGAAAAGCTGGCACTTGAATTGATTGAGAAGGAGATTGTCGAAGAAGAAGAGCTCCTGAAGATCGTAGGAAAAGTGAAACGTACCTATCCGATCCCGGCTTCTCTGTAGGAGCTGATATGAAAGAGGAGTGTGTCCGATCGAATCAGGACCGTATAGACCGCATAGATCAGATACTCTGTCATAAACAGCCTGTACTGAAAGTGATGCTCGACGACGTTCACAGTTCCCAAAACCTTTCAGCCATTCTCCGTACCTGCGATGCCGTAGGGGTGCAGCATCTTTACTATACGACTGCAAATAACAAAGACCTTCGTATCCACAAGACCATTACCCAGGGAGCACACCGCTGGGTTGAACGTATCCGTATAGGTACAGAAGAGAAAATAGCGTTTCTTCAGGAGAAGCAGAAAAAGGGGTATCAGGTTGTCGTGACCCATTTGGAAGAAAGGGCTGTCTCTTTCAGGAAAGTGGACTATACGAAACCGACGATCATCGTTATGGGAAATGAAAAAGAGGGTGTCTCTTCCGAGATAGTTTCTTTGGCCGATACAGTGATCATCATCCCTATGCAGGGTATGGTGCAAAGTCTCAATGTCTCTGTCGCTGCGGCACTTATACTCTATGAGGCAGAGCGGCAGTTGGCGGAGGCAGGCAGGAATGATACACCGCAGCTCTCAAAAGAGGAAAGGGAGAAGATCAAGAGTGGGTGGCTCTATCGTGACAATATCGCCAGGAGAAGCAAAGGGAAGATACCGCTAAAGTGAGGATCATGTCTGTGGTATAATATTTTATCGATTAATAGATTATCGGAGGCAAGCGTGAAGATAATACGCAAAAAAGAAAATGCTGTTTCAATAATTAGAGATATCTTGCAGGATCTGCTTGCAGATATCTATGCCTACCGCAAACGTGTGCTGAAAGAGGATGACAATGAAGTGCTGCACCAGTTCAGGATTGCAGTGAGACGGTCGGTCGTACTGATGGGGGAGTTCTCATCCATCGATAGAAGCGGCCAGATCCTGGTGCATAGAAAAGCACTTAAAACACTCATCAATATCAGTAACACCAAACGTGATCTCGATGTACTGTATGGGCGGATATGCACTTTGAGCGCTGAAGCGGTTTCCCACAAAGACGCAGTGAATCTTTTGAAAAAACAGCTGAAGGAGATGCTGCAAAAGGAGCACAGGAAGATTCTGGAGTATCTTCTAAGCCAAACCTGCAGCGATATCTTACGATCCTGGGAAGCTTACCTTGGCCGGGAATACTTCAACACTGTTTCAGACAGTGATGTTACCATCAAAAAACTTTCTGACAAAGTAATATACAGACGTTTTCTGAAAATAAAAAAACAGATCAAAGCACTTGAGCAAAAGCCCGGAAAGATAGAAGAGAAGTTACATGCTCTGCGTATCTCGTACAAAAAGCTTCGTTATTTACTGGAAACCTTTGCCGGCCTGTATCGAAAAAAGAAGATGAAAAAACTTCTCAAAGAGATGAAAAAGATCCAGAAGGTGCTGGGTGACTTTCATGACAGTTGCCAGCAGGATGTTTTGCTCGAACAGTTGCTGAAGATTGAGGAAGCTCCGACATTGCGTATCTTTATTTCAGAGGTGCTTCGGCCTGAACTGAAAAAGTATCAGAAAAAAGAGATCAAAGAGATCAAAAAACAATTGGAAAGGTTCCTGAGAAAAAAGAAGCGCTACAGAAAACTATTTGGCTGAGAAAACAGCTATGCCGGTGTATTGTAGGATCGGTCTCCTGCATCTCCAAGCCCTGGAAGGATGAATTTGTCATCGTTGAGCCTTTCGTCTATCTGGGCAATGTAGAGCTCAATATCAGGATGTTTCTGTTTGATGATATCCAGTCCCTCCGGAGCACCTATGAGGTTGAGGGTAAGGATCTTTTTTGGGGATCGTGTTTTCATGAGGGCAATGGCATCACAGAGTGAACCTCCTGTGGCGACCATCGGGTCGACGATGATGACGGTCCTGCCTTCACAGCTTTCGGGAACACGGTCATAGTAAAGTACGGACTGATGTGTTTTTTCATCCCGTTTCATGGCAAGAAAACCGGCTTCGGCTTCCGGAAATATGTTCATAGTGGTTTCCAGCATAGGAAGGCCGGCACGCAGGACAGTGACAAAAAGAAGGTCTTTTTCTCTCAGGAAGTGAAAAT
This DNA window, taken from Sulfurovum lithotrophicum, encodes the following:
- a CDS encoding DUF503 family protein: MIISNCILHIELPYVHSLKGRRSVVNSIKEKLKVFNLSVLDVSGEYAKEADVAFVFLSQNTLGAVQYREKIEKMLERNFSEYHFDLEYEEI
- a CDS encoding YaiI/YqxD family protein; translated protein: MTLFIDGDAFPNLLKPIVLRSIERLALPTKVIANKKINIGRSSHIEYIIVDQGADEADHRIVDLCQKDDLVITADIPLSDRIISKEGHAIDHRGELYSIENIKQYLAMRNLMESIRESGEMTGGPKAFGPKDAHAFANQFNAFLAKNYPKL
- a CDS encoding AAA family ATPase, coding for MSSKREKEKLKFKRSDITFDDVVGHKEVKKRLRSIIKIIQDPEKLKDFDIPLPRGALLYGPPSIGKSMLAKAFIHEAGFSYLEISGSKLFELDHIKEVYDLASRHAPSVVLLEDIDIKGVLQGTITNVSFSDIAKVIESSDPTVFTIATAESLDDVDPVLTAPQKLDFLIEVSKLDKDARKFFIEKILEKPHDPKINVDRIVRYITGMSAMELDRLGRMAALNVIEEGKKWITEDILIEQINIIKYGHKIETQMVKNLEEELKMTAYHEAAHAVLSCILMPQVKIEQVTISRRSKMLGFVSYNAEDEYSNITKEEIFNDVCVLMAGRMSKIVKAGEEKMDSGAVNDLSQASVNIYAALTTLGMDKELGLINIESIVMMADDFLEAKIEERFLHWTSVAQERTEALVREHWGKIEKLALELIEKEIVEEEELLKIVGKVKRTYPIPASL
- a CDS encoding TrmH family RNA methyltransferase, producing MKEECVRSNQDRIDRIDQILCHKQPVLKVMLDDVHSSQNLSAILRTCDAVGVQHLYYTTANNKDLRIHKTITQGAHRWVERIRIGTEEKIAFLQEKQKKGYQVVVTHLEERAVSFRKVDYTKPTIIVMGNEKEGVSSEIVSLADTVIIIPMQGMVQSLNVSVAAALILYEAERQLAEAGRNDTPQLSKEEREKIKSGWLYRDNIARRSKGKIPLK
- the upp gene encoding uracil phosphoribosyltransferase, whose product is MIHELKNPVVKTLLNHLRDTSTDAFRFRHIVHELTRLLVYEALANEPMEEREIETWQGKDNFHFLREKDLLFVTVLRAGLPMLETTMNIFPEAEAGFLAMKRDEKTHQSVLYYDRVPESCEGRTVIIVDPMVATGGSLCDAIALMKTRSPKKILTLNLIGAPEGLDIIKQKHPDIELYIAQIDERLNDDKFILPGLGDAGDRSYNTPA
- a CDS encoding YwbE family protein — translated: MADKDGRKRSNIKYGMDVAIVLKEDQSTGYLTYGKVQKILTNSPTHPHGIKVRLNTGEVGRVKEIL
- a CDS encoding REP-associated tyrosine transposase, which encodes MANYRRIFEDGYSYYITMVTHRRKPILVENIALLRESFRQSKKVFDYRIEEIVVLPDHLHMIITPAVSVEYPKIIGYVKAYFSRHCDEKYFAEETQSSSRYQRRHKPIWQKRYYEHTIRNEKDMWEKINYMQNNPVKHGLAETIEDWKYSSFQKPA
- a CDS encoding CHAD domain-containing protein, encoding MKIIRKKENAVSIIRDILQDLLADIYAYRKRVLKEDDNEVLHQFRIAVRRSVVLMGEFSSIDRSGQILVHRKALKTLINISNTKRDLDVLYGRICTLSAEAVSHKDAVNLLKKQLKEMLQKEHRKILEYLLSQTCSDILRSWEAYLGREYFNTVSDSDVTIKKLSDKVIYRRFLKIKKQIKALEQKPGKIEEKLHALRISYKKLRYLLETFAGLYRKKKMKKLLKEMKKIQKVLGDFHDSCQQDVLLEQLLKIEEAPTLRIFISEVLRPELKKYQKKEIKEIKKQLERFLRKKKRYRKLFG